The Myxococcus guangdongensis genome has a window encoding:
- a CDS encoding IgA Peptidase M64, which yields MTRALLALLLLVTSASAAAPRTLRVDYFHTGNATEERFSLDKVVIEPLPWPGHPQRTIDDTNLGKYLYEVRDRETNQLLFSRGFASIYGEWELTTDAKSENRTFHESLRFPTPERPVQVLVKKRDARNAFREVWSLIVDPKGMFVDPSSPPAPGPLLKLMENGPSEQKVDLLILGDGYTEAERGKFEKDAKRMVDILFTFSPFKERKADFNVWGLVPAATQSGISRPSTGVHKRSPVGTTYDAFGSERYVLTFDNKAFRELSAFAPYEFVEILSNGNTYGGGGIFGLYGTVASDSLWAPYVFVHEFGHHFAGLADEYYTSESVYVPSEDRLEPWEKNVTALKDPEQLKWKHLVTTGTPLPTPWGKEAYENHSNDVQKRRRQVRAQRKPESEMDSLFIAQRDWEEKFLSSQKYSGKVGAFEGANYEARGYYRPQLDCVMFTRDRVPFCAVCQSAISQVIDLYAGQRGQTPRKTP from the coding sequence ATGACGCGAGCCCTACTTGCCCTCCTGCTGCTGGTCACGAGCGCTTCCGCCGCGGCCCCTCGCACCCTCCGGGTGGATTACTTCCACACCGGTAACGCCACCGAGGAGCGCTTCAGCCTCGACAAGGTCGTCATCGAGCCGCTGCCCTGGCCGGGACATCCCCAGCGCACCATCGATGACACCAACCTCGGCAAGTACCTCTACGAGGTGAGGGACCGCGAAACGAACCAGCTCCTGTTCTCCCGCGGCTTCGCCTCCATCTATGGCGAGTGGGAGCTGACCACGGACGCGAAGAGCGAGAACCGCACCTTCCACGAGTCCCTGCGCTTCCCCACGCCCGAGCGCCCCGTGCAGGTGCTCGTGAAGAAGCGCGATGCACGCAACGCCTTCCGCGAGGTGTGGTCACTCATCGTCGACCCCAAGGGCATGTTCGTGGACCCGTCCTCGCCTCCCGCGCCGGGCCCGCTCCTGAAGCTCATGGAGAACGGACCCTCGGAGCAGAAGGTGGACCTGCTCATCCTCGGTGACGGCTACACCGAGGCCGAGCGCGGCAAGTTCGAGAAGGACGCCAAGCGGATGGTGGACATCCTCTTCACCTTCTCGCCCTTCAAGGAGCGCAAGGCCGACTTCAACGTCTGGGGGCTCGTCCCCGCCGCCACGCAGTCCGGCATCTCCCGGCCGTCCACCGGCGTCCACAAGCGCTCGCCCGTGGGCACCACGTATGACGCGTTCGGCAGCGAGCGCTACGTGCTCACCTTCGACAACAAGGCGTTCCGCGAGCTGTCCGCCTTCGCGCCCTACGAGTTCGTGGAAATCCTGTCCAACGGCAACACCTACGGAGGCGGAGGCATCTTCGGCCTCTACGGCACGGTGGCGTCCGACAGCCTGTGGGCGCCCTACGTCTTCGTCCACGAGTTCGGCCACCACTTCGCGGGGCTCGCGGACGAGTACTACACCTCCGAGTCCGTCTACGTCCCCAGCGAGGACCGCCTGGAGCCGTGGGAGAAGAACGTCACCGCCCTCAAGGACCCCGAGCAGCTCAAGTGGAAGCACCTGGTGACGACTGGGACACCCTTGCCCACCCCTTGGGGCAAGGAGGCCTACGAGAACCACTCCAACGACGTGCAGAAGCGCCGCCGCCAGGTCCGCGCCCAGCGCAAGCCGGAGTCGGAGATGGACTCGCTCTTCATCGCCCAGCGCGACTGGGAGGAGAAGTTCCTCTCCTCCCAGAAGTACTCGGGCAAGGTGGGTGCCTTCGAGGGAGCGAACTACGAGGCGCGTGGGTATTACCGACCCCAGCTCGACTGCGTCATGTTCACCCGCGACCGCGTGCCCTTCTGCGCGGTGTGTCAGAGCGCGATTTCACAGGTCATCGACTTGTACGCGGGTCAACGCGGCCAGACACCCCGCAAGACTCCGTGA
- a CDS encoding PEGA domain-containing protein yields the protein MVVASGDCKDAELGSQANAFLSALVSRPEQDVLSAEGFSERLFPQPSKSYEDLQRQLDSAQDHFYENRNAKAAQLVDEALQQINRLPVGEARRKLFVSAQLLHGINYRAMTRQKESDTAFRNVLRLQPTYALDPDYFAPSVRQGFEKLRREMNQTRKVKLSIRSTLPTSDVYLDGLKVGQSPMTLDVPAGTYDLTVVKGDAISFPRQIQAQGVDTPLLVDLAYEGSIIATPFPCLTTTDGSDERTLSHAVRLGGTLGVEEVIVVRLERPSSGPKWFAATVLNVEGGQKLREGGFKTQGLDAPAEALSALVDFVTTGRSPSNLVVMNSNGRAPWEQPSPPDKNGAPSGNSLDVSAPDRLTENVTGTASQSTPGLRVASYVLLGTGVAALGGAGVVRLLAQKDVNDLEKRLENGRIRSTDQESLRLRDSLVQKNNLLTGLLVGGGAAAATGAVLFLLSPSAEAPPPVSVGVATDGDGFSASLSGTF from the coding sequence ATGGTCGTCGCGAGCGGCGACTGCAAGGACGCGGAGCTGGGCAGCCAGGCCAACGCGTTCCTCAGCGCCCTGGTGTCCCGCCCCGAGCAGGACGTCCTGAGCGCGGAGGGCTTCAGCGAGCGGCTCTTCCCGCAGCCCAGCAAGAGCTACGAAGACCTCCAGCGTCAGCTCGACTCGGCCCAGGACCACTTCTACGAGAACCGCAACGCCAAGGCGGCGCAGCTCGTCGACGAGGCGCTCCAGCAGATCAACCGGCTCCCCGTCGGCGAGGCACGTCGGAAGCTCTTCGTGAGCGCCCAGCTCCTGCACGGAATCAACTACCGGGCCATGACGCGACAGAAGGAGAGCGACACCGCGTTCCGCAACGTGCTCCGGCTTCAGCCCACATACGCGCTTGACCCCGACTACTTCGCGCCCTCGGTGCGGCAAGGCTTCGAGAAGTTGCGTCGGGAGATGAACCAGACTCGCAAGGTGAAGCTCTCGATTCGGTCCACCCTGCCGACCTCGGATGTCTATCTGGATGGTCTCAAGGTGGGCCAGTCGCCGATGACGCTCGATGTGCCGGCGGGCACCTATGACTTGACCGTGGTGAAGGGCGACGCCATCAGCTTCCCCCGGCAGATCCAGGCGCAAGGCGTGGACACGCCGCTGCTCGTCGACCTCGCCTACGAAGGCTCCATCATCGCCACGCCGTTCCCCTGCCTCACCACGACCGATGGCAGCGATGAGCGGACCCTCAGCCACGCGGTCCGTCTCGGTGGCACGCTCGGCGTCGAGGAGGTCATCGTCGTACGCCTGGAGCGCCCCAGCAGCGGGCCCAAGTGGTTCGCGGCCACCGTGCTCAATGTCGAGGGTGGCCAGAAGCTCCGTGAAGGTGGCTTCAAGACCCAGGGACTGGATGCCCCGGCGGAAGCACTCTCCGCGCTCGTCGACTTCGTGACCACGGGACGCTCCCCTTCCAACCTCGTGGTGATGAACTCCAATGGTCGCGCACCGTGGGAGCAGCCCAGTCCCCCGGACAAGAACGGAGCTCCCTCAGGGAACAGCCTGGATGTCAGCGCGCCGGACCGGCTCACGGAGAACGTCACGGGCACGGCTTCCCAATCCACGCCCGGACTGCGAGTGGCGTCCTACGTCCTGCTCGGTACAGGCGTGGCGGCGCTGGGCGGCGCGGGCGTGGTGCGGCTGCTCGCGCAGAAGGACGTGAACGATTTGGAGAAGCGGCTCGAGAACGGACGCATCCGCTCCACGGACCAGGAGTCCCTGCGCCTGCGAGACTCCCTCGTGCAGAAGAACAATCTCCTCACCGGGCTGCTCGTCGGTGGCGGTGCCGCTGCCGCAACGGGCGCCGTGCTCTTCCTGCTCTCCCCCTCGGCCGAGGCGCCTCCGCCTGTCTCCGTGGGAGTCGCCACGGATGGTGACGGTTTCTCCGCGAGCCTCTCCGGCACCTTCTGA